A region from the Cannabis sativa cultivar Pink pepper isolate KNU-18-1 chromosome 9, ASM2916894v1, whole genome shotgun sequence genome encodes:
- the LOC115722072 gene encoding UPF0481 protein At3g47200, giving the protein MIEEHVVDIKTARDDTLVSSIKERMEDISSLKVIFRVINNQNDMSYEPAKLSIGPFHNGKPKLKQMEDHKWKYLAALLNRKPNLEESLDSCVKALRESEHRARNCYGEPINLSSNDFVQIMLLDSCFLIELFLKFSIKGLRRRNDALFTTRGYLFNLRRDMVLLENQIPLFVIQQMFHIVPIPPQCTMSFNELASRYFKNMVPGDFNFLKEKFNQEGYHLLDLVRRCIIPIHPKVIPKDHGYDDHQYSNSNQNSNPNLDYARKLKRAGIKFKKGKYHSLLLDVKFEHGAILIPHLKIHECIEELLKNLIALESHLDDTQQTTSYAFLMRCLIRSEKDVTYLRKRGILSYYEDKEKEIVDMFQKLGDEITAKDFYYLRLIEQVNEYKTTSLHAKFEKFKRSYTKSPLSLTVCVVGILLLVLTFVGVFFSVLAFFLHRRS; this is encoded by the exons ATG atAGAAGAGCATGTGGTTGATATCAAAACAGCAAGAGATGACACACTAGTATCTTCCATCAAGGAAAGGATGGAAGATATTTCTTCACTAAAAGTAATCTTTAGAGTCATCAACAaccaaaacgacatgtcgtatgAGCCAGCCAAGCTTTCTATTGGTCCATTCCACAATGGGAAACCAAAATTGAAACAAATGGAAGATCACAAGTGGAAATACTTGGCTGCTCTTCTCAATAGAAAGCCCAACTTAGAAGAAAGCTTAGATAGTTGTGTTAAGGCACTAAGAGAATCCGAACATAGAGCTAGAAATTGCTATGGTGAACCTATAAACCTAAGTAGCAATGATTTTGTCCAAATCATGCTCCTCGATTCTTGCTTTCTCATAGAGCTTTTTCTTAAGTTTTCCATTAAGGGTCTTAGACGTCGAAACGACGCCTTATTCACAACTCGTGGATACCTCTTTAATTTGAGGCGTGACATGGTTTTGTTAGAGAACCAAATCCCGTTGTTTGTTATTCAACAAATGTTCCACATTGTACCAATCCCTCCACAATGTACTATGTCCTTTAATGAATTAGCTTCGAGGTATTTCAAAAATATGGTCCCGGGAGACTTTAATTTTCTCAAAGAGAAATTTAACCAAGAAGGGTATCATTTACTTGATCTTGTAAGACGTTGTATCATCCCAATACATCCAAAAGTGATACCAAAAGATCACGGTTATGATGATCATCAATATTCTAACTCCAACCAGAACTCAAACCCTAATTTAGACTATGCTCGAAAGCTTAAAAGAGCGGGTATCAAATTCAAGAAAGGGAAATATCATAGTTTGTTGCTTGATGTTAAGTTCGAACACGGTGCCATTCTAATCCCACATCTAAAAATCCATGAGTGTATTGAAGAGCTATTAAAGAACCTCATTGCTCTTGAGTCTCACCTTGATGACACACAACAAACAACGTCGTATGCCTTCCTCATGCGATGTCTTATTCGTTCGGAGAAAGATGTGACATATTTGAGGAAAAGGGGTATTTTGAGTTACTATGAGGATAAGGAAAAAGAGATTGTTGACATGTTTCAAAAACTTGGGGATGAAATCACTGCAAAAGATTTTTATTACTTGAGGCTTATTGAACAAGTGAATGAGTACAAAACGACAAGTTTACATGCAAAGTTTGAGAAATTCAAGAGAAGCTACACTAAATCTCCATTGTCGTTGACCGTTTGTGTCGTAGGCATTTTGCTCCTTGTTCTCACTTTTGTGGGTGTCTTTTTTTCTGTGCTTGCCTTCTTTCTTCATCGtcgttcttaa
- the LOC115722867 gene encoding universal stress protein PHOS32 → MEGDRRVGVAVDFSECSREALKWTINNVIRDGDHLILISVRPEGNYEDGEMQLWATTGSPLIPLSEFCDAHTMKKYGVTPDPATLDIVSTIARQKEVVVLMKIYWGDAREKICEAIDNIPLSCLVIGNRGLGKLKRVVLGSVSNYVVNNGSCPVTVVKHGHH, encoded by the exons ATGGAAGGAGACAGAAGAGTTGGGGTGGCTGTGGATTTCTCTGAGTGTAGCCGAGAAGCCCTGAAATGGACTATCAATAACGTTATCCGAGATGGGGATCACCTTATTCTGATCAGTGTTCGTCCAGAGGGTAATTATGAAGATGGAGAGATGCAGCTTTGGGCAACCACTGGTTCAC CTTTAATTCCTTTGAGTGAGTTCTGTGATGCTCACACCATGAAAAAGTATGGAGTAACTCCTGACCCTGCAACACTTGACATTGTTAGCACCATTGCTAGGCAGAAAGAG GTTGTGGTGTTAATGAAGATCTATTGGGGTGATGCCCGTGAGAAGATTTGTGAAGCTATTGATAATATCCCTTTGAGCTGCCTTGTTATTGGTAACAGAGGCCTTGGCAAACTCAAAAG GGTTGTCCTTGGGAGTGTTAGTAACTATGTGGTGAACAATGGCTCATGCCCAGTTACTGTGGTCAAGCATGGACACCATTAA